In Actinacidiphila yeochonensis CN732, a genomic segment contains:
- a CDS encoding PNPOx family protein, with amino-acid sequence MDVGGFATGTAGKRRNVAANPSVSLVVDDMARLGDPSTARGVEIRGRPSRSSDRTTAERG; translated from the coding sequence GTGGACGTCGGCGGCTTCGCGACGGGCACCGCCGGCAAGCGGCGGAACGTGGCCGCGAACCCCAGCGTCTCCCTCGTGGTCGACGACATGGCCCGCCTCGGCGACCCCTCCACCGCGCGCGGAGTGGAGATCCGGGGGCGGCCGAGCAGGTCGTCGGACCGCACGACCGCCGAGCGCGGCTGA
- a CDS encoding helix-turn-helix domain-containing protein — protein MNHSEWRTRRHRRLAGEHLDADTEYDRVYEEASLAMTLGKAVHDRRRQLGLSEADLAERLHTTTDEIEGIETATELPPIAVIMRLARALDLTVDMHLAPGDEPTVTIATPAA, from the coding sequence ATGAATCACAGCGAATGGAGGACCCGCCGCCACCGCCGGCTGGCCGGTGAACACCTCGACGCCGACACCGAGTACGACCGCGTCTACGAAGAAGCCAGCCTGGCCATGACACTGGGCAAGGCCGTCCACGACCGGCGCAGGCAACTCGGGCTGAGCGAGGCCGACCTGGCCGAGCGCCTGCACACCACCACCGATGAGATCGAAGGCATCGAGACCGCCACCGAACTGCCGCCTATCGCTGTCATCATGCGCCTGGCCCGAGCCCTGGACCTCACCGTCGACATGCACCTCGCCCCCGGGGACGAGCCGACCGTCACCATCGCCACCCCGGCCGCCTGA
- a CDS encoding glycoside hydrolase family 130 protein: protein MTTTVPSSAPSTHVPYTLTRVGVVMSPLAGEPLEVEGVLNPAAGRTPDGRLHLLPRLVSEGNVSRVGLAEVVLADGVPTGVERRGVVLAPDAGWERGKNNAGVEDPRVTWIPSLGQYVMSYVAYGPMGPKPALAVSRNLTDWHRLGPIQFTYQHDLDTDLNLFPNKDVVHFPEPVPGPDGTPCYAMLHRPMWDLGWMRPGEGVHLPAGVTDERPGIWISYVPVTEVEQDITALTRPRDHRLVALSAHEWEALKIGAGPAPIRVEEGWLLIHHGVSGSIDDPFQQNQRVSYAAGAMILDPADPSRVLARSAVPLMAPETEEERSGTVPNVVFPTAIEEIDGVTYVFYGMADAHIGVARLDRDGEQAPRA from the coding sequence ATGACCACCACCGTCCCCTCCTCCGCTCCCTCCACCCACGTTCCGTACACCCTGACCAGGGTCGGCGTCGTGATGTCGCCGCTCGCCGGCGAGCCGCTGGAGGTGGAGGGGGTCCTCAACCCGGCCGCCGGCCGCACTCCGGACGGACGGCTGCACCTGCTGCCGCGCCTGGTGTCCGAGGGCAACGTCTCCCGGGTCGGCCTCGCCGAGGTCGTCCTCGCGGACGGCGTGCCCACGGGCGTCGAGCGCCGCGGTGTCGTCCTCGCGCCCGACGCGGGCTGGGAGCGCGGCAAGAACAACGCCGGCGTCGAGGACCCCCGCGTCACCTGGATCCCGAGCCTGGGCCAGTACGTGATGTCCTACGTCGCCTACGGGCCGATGGGTCCGAAGCCCGCTCTCGCGGTGTCGCGGAACCTCACCGACTGGCACCGCCTCGGCCCGATCCAGTTCACCTACCAGCACGACCTCGACACGGACCTGAACCTCTTCCCCAACAAGGACGTGGTGCACTTCCCCGAGCCCGTCCCGGGCCCCGACGGGACGCCGTGCTACGCCATGCTGCACCGCCCGATGTGGGACCTGGGGTGGATGCGGCCCGGCGAGGGCGTGCACCTGCCGGCCGGCGTCACGGACGAGCGTCCCGGCATCTGGATCTCCTACGTTCCGGTGACCGAGGTCGAGCAGGACATCACCGCGCTGACCCGTCCCCGCGACCACAGGCTCGTGGCGCTGAGCGCCCACGAGTGGGAGGCGCTGAAGATCGGTGCCGGCCCGGCGCCGATCCGCGTCGAGGAGGGCTGGCTGCTCATCCACCACGGCGTCTCCGGTTCCATCGACGACCCGTTCCAGCAGAACCAGCGCGTCAGCTACGCCGCGGGCGCCATGATCCTCGACCCGGCCGACCCGTCCCGCGTCCTGGCCCGCTCGGCCGTGCCGCTGATGGCCCCCGAGACCGAGGAGGAGCGCTCGGGAACGGTCCCGAACGTGGTGTTCCCGACGGCCATCGAGGAGATCGACGGCGTGACGTACGTCTTCTACGGCATGGCCGACGCCCACATCGGTGTCGCCCGCCTCGACCGCGACGGGGAGCAGGCACCGCGGGCATGA
- a CDS encoding helix-turn-helix domain-containing protein produces the protein MRDASTALARELGRLIHDRRTVLGLSQAELAERCGMKQPQVSRFEAGGTMPTLPMLRRLAGALGADLSISLIAHDQSA, from the coding sequence ATGCGTGACGCCTCCACAGCACTCGCCCGTGAGCTGGGCCGACTCATCCACGACCGGCGCACTGTGCTCGGGCTGTCCCAGGCCGAGCTGGCCGAGCGGTGCGGGATGAAACAGCCGCAGGTCTCCCGCTTCGAAGCCGGCGGAACGATGCCCACCCTTCCGATGCTGCGCCGCCTGGCCGGTGCCCTCGGAGCCGACTTGAGCATAAGCCTCATTGCGCACGACCAGTCCGCTTGA
- a CDS encoding carbohydrate ABC transporter permease: MILPFTINSTAVFVFRQYFLQLPRELFEAARIDGATELRILLRVALPLIRPALLTAALLTFVGPWNEFLWPFLVTKQQSMEPLAVSLSNYITTVSSSASNPFGAILAGACALAAPVVGLFLVFQRHFVSTNLGSGVKG, from the coding sequence ATGATCCTGCCGTTCACGATCAACTCCACCGCGGTGTTCGTGTTCCGGCAGTACTTCCTGCAACTCCCGCGCGAGCTCTTCGAAGCCGCCAGGATCGACGGCGCGACCGAACTCCGCATCCTCCTGCGCGTCGCGCTCCCGCTGATCCGGCCCGCTCTGCTCACCGCCGCGCTGCTGACCTTCGTCGGCCCGTGGAACGAGTTCCTGTGGCCGTTCCTGGTGACCAAGCAGCAGAGCATGGAGCCGCTCGCGGTCTCCCTGTCGAACTACATCACCACCGTGTCGTCGTCCGCCTCGAACCCGTTCGGCGCGATCCTGGCCGGCGCCTGCGCGCTGGCCGCTCCGGTCGTCGGACTGTTCCTGGTGTTCCAGCGTCACTTCGTCTCCACCAATCTCGGCTCCGGCGTAAAGGGCTAA
- a CDS encoding Gfo/Idh/MocA family oxidoreductase, which translates to MTDPRAEAVPVRLGLVGCGAFGGYVLDAVRDLPGVAVVAVADPDPARRDRLAGAHGTAACDSFEALLARPDVDAVAITTPPATHAAMAVAALRAGKHVFCEKPLAVSAAEAAEVRDAADTSPGVLVVDHVLRYNPVLRMLERLREEGLLDAPRRFAFENDASDEDLDPGHWFWDPSHSGGILVEHGVHFFDAARSLLGSEPTSVQAAAVARDPAGPVDIVVATAVHPGGAVATHTHSFTHAHRCERQLTRLDYGFAEARVTGWIPTYATVTAWTDDEGAGRWQELPARAAELLHVPGLTPHGEDRVSVTVHRDAGAPGPCRGRGVERTAPHRVEAVVDLGGEARKQYVYAGSVRAAFADLLRCARDGGTPVADAYAGLTAVAVAETATRAAESGATLPVVLPSAAARAGSGSGRVRVGDV; encoded by the coding sequence ATGACCGACCCACGAGCAGAAGCGGTGCCGGTGCGGCTGGGCCTGGTCGGCTGCGGAGCGTTCGGCGGATACGTCCTCGACGCCGTCCGGGACCTCCCCGGGGTCGCGGTCGTGGCCGTCGCCGACCCCGACCCGGCCCGCCGGGACCGGCTCGCCGGCGCCCACGGCACCGCCGCGTGCGACAGCTTCGAGGCCTTGCTGGCCAGGCCGGACGTCGACGCGGTGGCCATCACCACCCCGCCGGCGACGCACGCGGCGATGGCCGTCGCGGCGCTCCGCGCCGGCAAGCACGTCTTCTGCGAGAAGCCGCTCGCCGTGTCGGCGGCCGAAGCGGCGGAGGTGCGGGACGCGGCCGACACCTCGCCGGGCGTTCTCGTCGTGGACCACGTCCTGCGCTACAACCCCGTGCTGCGGATGCTGGAACGGCTGCGCGAGGAGGGCCTTCTGGACGCCCCGCGCCGCTTCGCCTTCGAGAACGACGCCTCGGACGAGGACCTCGACCCCGGCCACTGGTTCTGGGACCCGTCGCACAGCGGCGGCATCCTCGTCGAACACGGCGTCCACTTCTTCGACGCGGCGCGCTCGCTGCTCGGCAGCGAGCCGACCTCGGTCCAGGCCGCGGCGGTGGCCAGGGACCCCGCCGGGCCGGTGGACATCGTCGTGGCCACCGCCGTCCACCCCGGTGGGGCGGTCGCCACGCACACCCACTCGTTCACCCACGCGCACCGCTGCGAGAGGCAGTTGACGCGCCTCGACTACGGCTTCGCCGAGGCCCGGGTGACCGGCTGGATTCCGACGTACGCCACCGTCACGGCGTGGACCGACGACGAGGGTGCCGGCCGCTGGCAGGAGCTGCCCGCCCGCGCCGCCGAGCTGCTGCACGTCCCCGGCCTGACCCCGCACGGCGAGGACCGGGTGTCCGTCACCGTGCACCGGGACGCGGGCGCACCGGGGCCGTGCCGCGGTCGCGGTGTGGAGCGCACCGCTCCGCACCGCGTGGAAGCCGTGGTCGATCTGGGCGGGGAAGCGCGCAAGCAGTACGTCTACGCGGGCAGCGTGCGCGCGGCCTTCGCCGACCTGCTCCGCTGCGCCCGCGACGGCGGCACCCCCGTCGCCGACGCCTACGCGGGGCTCACGGCGGTGGCCGTCGCCGAGACGGCGACGCGGGCGGCGGAGAGCGGCGCCACGCTGCCCGTCGTCCTGCCGTCGGCCGCCGCGCGGGCGGGGAGCGGTTCGGGAAGGGTGCGGGTGGGCGATGTCTGA
- a CDS encoding DUF456 domain-containing protein, with product MGTAQLCLIGAVMLLGLAGVLVPGVPGTLLCWAAVLWWATQEHTALTWGVLAGATGLLAVAQVVVWLMPNRRIRDSGVTWRTVLTAGGVASAGFFLLPVVGAPLGFAGTIYVQERIRLGGHRAAWGATRRAMRAVGTSVLVELMACLVVVATWIWAVLAG from the coding sequence ATGGGGACCGCACAGTTGTGCCTGATCGGCGCGGTGATGCTGCTCGGGCTCGCGGGCGTGCTCGTACCCGGTGTCCCGGGGACGCTGCTGTGCTGGGCCGCCGTGCTGTGGTGGGCCACCCAGGAGCACACCGCGCTCACCTGGGGCGTCCTCGCGGGCGCGACCGGGCTGCTGGCGGTGGCGCAGGTGGTGGTCTGGCTGATGCCGAACCGGCGCATCCGCGACTCCGGCGTCACCTGGCGCACCGTGCTGACGGCGGGCGGGGTGGCGTCGGCCGGCTTCTTCCTCCTGCCCGTGGTCGGCGCGCCGCTGGGCTTCGCCGGCACGATCTACGTCCAGGAGCGCATCCGGCTCGGCGGCCACCGCGCCGCGTGGGGGGCGACCCGTCGGGCCATGCGGGCGGTGGGCACGTCGGTGCTGGTGGAGCTGATGGCGTGCCTCGTGGTGGTGGCGACCTGGATCTGGGCCGTCCTCGCCGGCTGA
- a CDS encoding carbohydrate ABC transporter permease: protein MVDLETRATGERQRPRAAADRTPAGADEPRSPRVRGRSWRLLLLLAGALAFLFPFYYMVVGSLQTHTDSGLSGVLPHPGNLTFANYRNINQAIDLGRSLLNSGIFTGGVILGTLVFGSMAGYALAQLQFRGKNLLFNTMLLVQIVPFQLLTIPLYVLIARDYGLSDSYLA, encoded by the coding sequence ATGGTGGACCTCGAAACCCGGGCGACGGGCGAGCGGCAGCGGCCCCGCGCGGCAGCCGACCGGACACCGGCCGGCGCGGACGAACCGCGTTCTCCCCGTGTACGCGGGCGGAGCTGGCGGCTGCTGCTCCTCCTCGCGGGCGCGCTGGCGTTCCTCTTCCCCTTCTACTACATGGTCGTGGGCTCGCTGCAGACCCACACCGACTCCGGCCTCTCCGGCGTGCTGCCCCACCCGGGCAACCTGACGTTCGCCAACTACCGGAACATCAACCAGGCGATCGACCTGGGCCGGTCGCTGCTGAACTCCGGCATCTTCACCGGCGGCGTCATCCTCGGCACCCTCGTGTTCGGCTCGATGGCCGGCTACGCGCTGGCGCAGCTGCAGTTCAGGGGCAAGAACCTGCTGTTCAACACCATGCTGCTGGTGCAGATCGTGCCCTTCCAGCTGCTGACCATCCCGCTGTACGTGCTGATCGCGCGCGACTACGGCCTCTCCGACTCCTACCTCGCATGA
- a CDS encoding type II toxin-antitoxin system RelE/ParE family toxin, with translation MGSGWYSVEIEPEVRLWLEDLPAHHYTQAERVADLLAEQPTTLDEPHSRHLGGKLRELRFRLGDAHQRVTYWLAPDRRVVLLTVFRKTKMREQAEVDRAHAAQRLCEAEHQAAAEHDLYSRDLKENR, from the coding sequence ATGGGCAGTGGGTGGTACTCGGTCGAGATCGAGCCGGAGGTGCGGCTGTGGCTGGAGGACCTTCCCGCCCATCACTACACGCAGGCCGAACGTGTCGCCGACCTGCTCGCCGAGCAGCCCACCACGCTTGACGAACCGCACTCCCGCCACCTGGGGGGCAAGCTCCGCGAGCTGCGCTTCCGCCTCGGCGATGCTCACCAGCGCGTCACCTACTGGCTCGCGCCCGATCGTCGCGTCGTGCTGCTCACCGTGTTCCGCAAGACCAAGATGCGCGAGCAGGCCGAAGTGGACCGCGCGCACGCCGCTCAACGGCTCTGCGAAGCCGAACACCAGGCAGCCGCTGAACACGACCTCTACAGCCGCGACCTCAAGGAGAACCGATGA
- a CDS encoding helix-turn-helix domain-containing protein, with protein MLSAIGLDDAQEAAYRALVALGAADLGELAHRLGQSEEEAGRVLRRLADHGLVARSSARPGRWVVAPPKAALTALLASRRHELERAEHAAAVLAAEFRAEAAEPPVHDLVEVLTGAKAVARRFLQLQFGAEREVCVLVTDQPMAISGLENDAEEEAAGRGVAYRAVVERAALARPSGLTELAAALSRDEQVRMAERVPTKLIVVDGALAMLPLAGRTEPAALVVHASGLLEALTGLFEAVWAAAMPLRIDERGAVAELPREGPDAIDLRILSLLLAGLTDTSTARQLDLGLRTVQRRIKRLMEIADVSTRLQLGWHAYERGWIARDRF; from the coding sequence TTGCTCAGCGCGATAGGTCTCGACGACGCACAGGAAGCGGCGTACCGCGCGCTTGTCGCGCTCGGCGCCGCGGATCTCGGCGAACTCGCCCACCGGCTGGGGCAGTCCGAGGAGGAGGCCGGCCGGGTGCTGCGCCGGCTCGCGGACCACGGCCTGGTGGCCCGCTCCTCGGCGCGCCCGGGCCGCTGGGTCGTCGCACCGCCGAAGGCCGCGTTGACCGCGCTGTTGGCCAGCCGCCGCCACGAGTTGGAGCGCGCCGAGCACGCGGCGGCCGTACTGGCGGCGGAGTTCCGCGCCGAGGCGGCCGAACCCCCCGTGCACGACCTGGTGGAGGTCCTCACCGGCGCTAAGGCGGTCGCCCGGCGCTTCCTGCAACTCCAGTTCGGCGCCGAGCGTGAGGTCTGCGTGCTGGTCACCGACCAGCCGATGGCCATATCCGGTCTGGAGAACGACGCGGAGGAGGAGGCGGCGGGCCGCGGCGTCGCGTACCGCGCCGTCGTGGAACGGGCCGCTCTGGCCCGTCCCAGCGGGCTCACGGAGCTGGCGGCGGCGCTCAGCCGCGACGAGCAGGTGCGGATGGCGGAGCGGGTGCCGACGAAGCTGATCGTCGTCGACGGGGCCCTGGCGATGCTGCCGCTGGCCGGCCGCACCGAGCCGGCCGCGCTCGTGGTCCACGCCAGCGGGCTGCTGGAGGCGCTGACGGGCCTCTTCGAGGCGGTGTGGGCCGCCGCCATGCCGCTGCGGATCGACGAGCGCGGCGCCGTCGCCGAGCTCCCCCGGGAAGGCCCGGACGCGATCGACCTGCGCATCCTGTCACTGCTGCTCGCCGGGCTCACCGACACCTCCACGGCCCGGCAGCTCGACCTCGGGTTGCGCACGGTGCAGCGCCGGATCAAACGGCTCATGGAGATCGCCGACGTCAGCACCCGGCTCCAGCTGGGCTGGCACGCCTACGAGCGCGGCTGGATAGCCCGCGACCGCTTCTGA
- the rsgA gene encoding ribosome small subunit-dependent GTPase A has protein sequence MPFGWDDVWEAEFRSFAERGLVPGRVVRVDRGLCDVVTAGGFVRADTEFVVPRDPMKVVCTGDWAAVDAEGDPRFVRELLPRRSAVVRSTSSKRSEGQVLAANLDHVVVCVSLAAELDLGRLERFTSLAWESGAQPLVALTKADLVYDTTHLLADARAAAPGVQVVAVSGESGEGVDVLAAVLSGGSSVLLGQSGAGKSTLANALTGTTAQEVQAIRDADGKGRHTTTTRDMLPMPGGGVLIDTPGLRGVGLWDAEDGLAQVFADIEGIAGRCRFQDCAHDSEPGCAVAAAVEDGALTVRRLESYRKLLRENAWIASRTDQRLRAEMRREWKRRSAAGREMYERKRGGGGGHRDGRAG, from the coding sequence GTGCCCTTTGGGTGGGATGACGTGTGGGAGGCGGAGTTCCGTTCGTTCGCCGAGCGCGGGTTGGTGCCCGGGCGGGTGGTGCGGGTGGATCGCGGGCTGTGCGATGTGGTGACGGCCGGCGGGTTCGTCCGGGCGGACACCGAGTTCGTGGTGCCGCGTGATCCGATGAAGGTGGTGTGTACCGGGGACTGGGCCGCCGTCGATGCCGAGGGTGACCCGCGGTTCGTGCGGGAGTTGCTGCCGCGGCGTTCCGCGGTGGTGCGGTCCACGTCGTCGAAGCGGTCGGAGGGCCAGGTGCTGGCCGCGAACCTCGACCATGTGGTGGTGTGCGTGTCACTGGCCGCCGAGCTGGACCTGGGCCGGCTGGAGCGGTTCACCTCCCTGGCCTGGGAGAGCGGAGCGCAGCCGCTGGTCGCCCTGACCAAGGCCGACCTGGTGTACGACACCACCCACCTTCTCGCCGACGCCCGGGCCGCCGCACCAGGGGTCCAGGTGGTGGCCGTCAGCGGGGAGAGCGGCGAGGGCGTGGACGTGCTCGCCGCCGTGCTGTCGGGCGGCAGTTCCGTCCTGCTCGGGCAGTCCGGCGCGGGCAAGTCGACCCTCGCCAACGCCCTCACCGGCACGACGGCCCAGGAGGTCCAGGCCATCCGTGACGCCGACGGCAAGGGCCGGCACACCACCACCACGCGCGACATGCTGCCGATGCCCGGCGGCGGCGTCCTCATCGACACCCCGGGGCTGCGCGGCGTCGGCCTGTGGGACGCGGAGGACGGACTCGCGCAGGTCTTCGCCGACATCGAGGGGATCGCCGGGAGGTGCCGGTTCCAGGACTGCGCCCACGATTCCGAGCCGGGCTGCGCGGTGGCCGCCGCGGTGGAGGACGGGGCGCTGACGGTGCGGCGCCTGGAGAGCTACCGCAAGCTGCTCCGGGAGAACGCCTGGATCGCCTCGCGCACCGACCAGCGGCTGCGCGCGGAGATGCGCCGCGAGTGGAAGCGGCGTTCGGCGGCGGGCCGTGAGATGTACGAGCGCAAGCGCGGTGGAGGCGGCGGCCACCGCGACGGCCGAGCCGGCTGA
- a CDS encoding LacI family DNA-binding transcriptional regulator produces MSDSSYAPRPTLEDIAARAGVSRATASRVVNGSEGVRAPLAERVRQAVDELGYVPNQAARALVTRRKDAVAVVVAEPETRFFSDPFFAQQVRGISRELTARDNQLVLLLTEGADDYERVGRYLAGGHVDGALIFSLHADDTLPALAERAGVPTVIGGRPDWSDGDTLYVDCDNRGGARDAVHHLLGLGRRRIGHIAGRQDQTASVDRLDGFRDVAPDADPGLIVEGDFTPDGGARAMAELLDRYPDLDGVFAASDVMASGALRTLRQRGRRVPEDVAVVGFDDIVSVAEWTDPPLTTIRQDIEEMGQMMARLLLRRLDAAAGGGPADDAPLKPIVTPTQVVVRASA; encoded by the coding sequence GTGTCCGACTCCAGCTACGCGCCCCGTCCCACGCTGGAGGACATCGCGGCACGGGCGGGGGTGTCGCGCGCCACCGCGTCGCGCGTGGTCAACGGCAGTGAGGGCGTCCGCGCCCCGCTGGCCGAGCGGGTCCGGCAGGCCGTGGACGAGCTGGGCTACGTCCCCAACCAGGCGGCCCGCGCCCTGGTGACCCGGCGCAAGGACGCCGTGGCCGTGGTCGTCGCCGAGCCGGAGACCCGGTTCTTCTCCGACCCGTTCTTCGCCCAGCAGGTCCGCGGTATCAGCCGCGAACTGACGGCTCGCGACAACCAGTTGGTGCTGCTGCTCACGGAGGGCGCGGACGACTACGAGCGGGTGGGCCGCTACCTCGCGGGCGGCCACGTGGACGGTGCGCTGATCTTCTCGCTGCACGCCGACGACACGCTGCCTGCGCTGGCCGAACGCGCCGGGGTACCCACGGTGATAGGGGGCCGCCCCGACTGGTCGGACGGCGACACGCTCTACGTCGACTGCGACAACCGCGGCGGCGCGCGCGACGCCGTCCACCACCTGCTCGGGCTGGGGCGGCGCCGGATCGGCCACATCGCCGGCCGCCAGGACCAGACAGCCTCCGTGGACCGGCTCGACGGCTTCCGCGACGTGGCCCCCGACGCCGACCCCGGCCTCATCGTCGAGGGCGACTTCACGCCCGACGGCGGCGCCCGCGCCATGGCCGAACTACTGGACCGCTACCCGGACCTGGACGGCGTCTTCGCCGCCTCCGACGTGATGGCCTCGGGCGCGCTGCGCACGCTGCGGCAGCGCGGCCGGCGGGTGCCGGAGGACGTGGCGGTGGTCGGGTTCGACGACATCGTGTCGGTGGCCGAGTGGACCGACCCGCCGCTCACCACGATCCGCCAGGACATCGAGGAGATGGGCCAGATGATGGCCCGGCTGCTGCTGCGGCGGCTCGACGCGGCGGCCGGCGGCGGCCCGGCGGACGACGCGCCCCTGAAGCCGATCGTCACGCCGACCCAGGTGGTCGTCCGGGCCTCCGCGTAA
- a CDS encoding glycoside hydrolase family 13 protein: protein MSEPEWWRGAVCYELYVRAFADGDGDGVGDLPGATARLGHLRDLGVDAVWLTPFYPSPMADGGYDIEDHTAVAPDLGTLEDLDRFVAQAHAYGLRVLIDLVPNHTADTHPWFRAALAAGPGGTERERYVFRDGRGPDGGLPPNDWQSAFGGPAWTRTTGADGRPGQWYLHLHAPEQPDLNWRDPRVPAEFERVLRFWLERGIDGFRIDVAHALFKDARLADAGPGQHLDIDRNHLMPYYDREELHPLYRAWRALVDQYPGDRLLVAEAAVFDPERLARYVRRDEMHQAFNFAFLEARWGEPELRRVIDDSLDAMAPVGAPVTWVLASHDAVRTATRFGGGPRGLARARAAALLMLALPGAAYLYQGEELGLDQVEVADDEIRDPVWERSGHTERGRDGCRVPLPWSGSRPPYGFSPAGPDVPTWFTQPAHWGPLTAGAQSADARSTLALYREALRIRREHPASGEGPLPWADSPAGVLTFTRGDSLTCQANLGDRPVPLADGTVLLSSGPLADGALPPDTAVWLERPRH from the coding sequence ATGTCTGAGCCGGAGTGGTGGCGCGGCGCGGTCTGCTACGAGCTCTACGTGCGGGCGTTCGCCGACGGCGACGGCGACGGGGTGGGCGACCTCCCCGGCGCGACCGCCCGCCTCGGGCACCTGCGCGACCTCGGGGTCGACGCGGTCTGGCTGACCCCGTTCTACCCCTCGCCCATGGCGGACGGCGGCTACGACATCGAGGACCACACCGCCGTCGCCCCGGACCTGGGCACCCTGGAGGACCTGGACCGCTTCGTGGCCCAGGCGCACGCGTACGGGCTGCGCGTGCTGATCGACCTGGTGCCCAACCACACCGCCGACACCCACCCCTGGTTCCGTGCCGCCCTGGCCGCCGGCCCGGGCGGCACGGAACGGGAACGGTACGTCTTCCGCGACGGCCGCGGGCCCGACGGCGGGCTGCCGCCGAACGACTGGCAGTCCGCCTTCGGCGGCCCGGCCTGGACGCGCACCACCGGCGCGGACGGGCGGCCGGGCCAGTGGTACCTGCACCTGCACGCGCCCGAGCAGCCCGACCTCAACTGGCGCGACCCGCGGGTGCCGGCCGAGTTCGAGCGCGTCCTGCGGTTCTGGCTGGAGCGCGGCATCGACGGCTTCCGCATCGACGTGGCGCACGCGCTGTTCAAGGACGCGCGGCTCGCCGACGCGGGGCCGGGGCAGCACCTGGACATCGACCGCAACCACCTGATGCCGTACTACGACCGGGAGGAGCTCCATCCGCTCTACCGGGCGTGGCGGGCGCTCGTCGACCAGTACCCCGGCGACCGCCTCCTGGTCGCCGAGGCCGCGGTGTTCGACCCGGAGCGGCTGGCGCGCTACGTCCGGCGCGACGAGATGCACCAGGCCTTCAACTTCGCCTTCCTGGAGGCGCGGTGGGGAGAGCCGGAACTGCGGCGGGTGATCGACGACTCGCTCGACGCGATGGCGCCGGTGGGCGCCCCGGTCACCTGGGTCCTGGCCAGCCACGACGCCGTCCGCACCGCGACCCGGTTCGGCGGCGGGCCCCGCGGCCTCGCCCGGGCCCGGGCCGCGGCGCTGCTGATGCTCGCGCTGCCCGGCGCCGCCTACCTCTACCAGGGCGAGGAACTGGGGCTCGACCAGGTCGAGGTGGCCGACGACGAGATCCGCGACCCGGTCTGGGAACGCTCCGGGCACACCGAACGCGGCCGCGACGGCTGCCGCGTACCGCTGCCCTGGTCCGGATCGCGGCCCCCGTACGGGTTCTCCCCGGCCGGGCCGGACGTTCCGACCTGGTTCACCCAGCCCGCGCACTGGGGGCCGCTCACCGCCGGGGCGCAGTCGGCCGACGCCCGCTCCACCCTGGCGCTGTACCGCGAGGCGCTGCGGATCAGGCGCGAGCACCCGGCGTCCGGCGAGGGGCCCCTGCCCTGGGCCGACTCGCCGGCCGGCGTCCTCACCTTCACCCGAGGGGACTCCCTGACCTGCCAGGCCAACCTCGGCGACCGCCCCGTCCCCCTGGCCGACGGCACGGTGCTGCTGTCCAGCGGGCCGCTGGCGGACGGCGCGCTGCCGCCGGACACGGCCGTCTGGCTGGAGCGGCCACGGCACTGA